Proteins encoded in a region of the Rhodococcus sp. SBT000017 genome:
- a CDS encoding ABC-F family ATP-binding cassette domain-containing protein, producing MITATDLEVRAGVRTLLSTEGPALRVQAGDRIGLVGRNGAGKTTTLRILAGEGEPYAGEVVRTGELGYLPQDPKEGDLDVLAKDRVLSARGLDTLLHKMEKQQALMAEVADEALLDKAVRKYGELEERFASLGGYEAESEAARICNSLGLADRILGQPLRTLSGGQRRRVELARILFAASDGSGGRSNTTLLLDEPTNHLDADSITWLRGFLQNHEGGLIVISHDVELLGDVVNRVWFLDAVRGEADIYNMNWKKYLDARATDEQRRRRERANAEKKAGALRVQAAKMGAKATKAVAAQNMAKRADKLMANLDAERVSDKVAHIRFPEPAPCGKTPLMAKNLTKMYGSLEIFAGVDLAIDRGSRVVVLGLNGAGKTTLLRILAGTEKADTGEIEPGHGMRVGYFAQEHDTLDDMASVWENIRHAAPDTGEQELRSLLGAFMFTGPQLDQPAGTLSGGEKTRLALAGLVSSAANVLLLDEPTNNLDPISREQVLDALRSYKGAVVLVTHDPGAAEALSPERVILLPDGTEDHWSQEYLELIQLA from the coding sequence GTGATCACCGCCACCGACCTGGAAGTTCGTGCCGGTGTGCGGACCCTTCTGTCCACCGAGGGGCCCGCGCTCCGTGTACAGGCAGGCGACCGCATCGGGTTGGTGGGTCGCAACGGTGCAGGCAAGACCACCACTCTGCGCATCCTGGCAGGCGAAGGCGAGCCCTACGCGGGTGAGGTCGTGCGCACCGGAGAGCTCGGCTACCTTCCGCAGGATCCCAAGGAAGGCGACCTCGACGTGCTGGCCAAGGACCGAGTGCTCTCGGCCAGGGGCCTGGACACCCTCTTGCACAAGATGGAAAAGCAGCAGGCACTGATGGCCGAAGTGGCCGACGAGGCGCTGCTCGACAAGGCCGTCCGCAAGTACGGCGAACTCGAAGAGCGTTTCGCCTCGCTCGGCGGCTACGAAGCCGAGAGCGAAGCGGCCCGCATCTGCAACAGCCTCGGCTTGGCCGACCGCATCCTCGGCCAACCGCTGCGGACCCTGTCCGGTGGTCAGCGCCGACGCGTCGAACTGGCTCGGATTCTGTTCGCCGCGTCCGACGGCAGTGGTGGACGCTCGAACACCACGTTGCTGCTCGACGAGCCCACCAACCACCTCGACGCCGATTCCATCACCTGGTTGCGGGGATTCCTGCAGAACCACGAGGGCGGACTCATCGTGATCAGTCACGACGTGGAACTGCTCGGAGACGTGGTGAACAGGGTGTGGTTCCTCGACGCCGTGCGCGGCGAAGCCGACATCTACAACATGAACTGGAAGAAGTACCTCGACGCCCGCGCCACGGACGAGCAGCGCCGCCGCCGCGAACGCGCCAACGCGGAGAAGAAGGCCGGAGCACTGCGCGTGCAGGCCGCCAAGATGGGGGCCAAGGCAACCAAAGCCGTTGCGGCACAGAACATGGCGAAGCGCGCGGACAAGTTGATGGCCAACCTCGATGCGGAGCGCGTATCCGACAAGGTTGCGCACATTCGCTTTCCTGAGCCTGCCCCCTGCGGCAAGACACCGTTGATGGCCAAGAACCTGACCAAGATGTACGGGTCGCTGGAGATCTTTGCCGGCGTCGATCTGGCGATCGACCGGGGGAGCCGCGTGGTGGTGCTCGGGCTCAACGGTGCCGGTAAGACGACACTGCTGCGCATTCTGGCCGGAACCGAGAAGGCCGACACCGGAGAGATCGAACCCGGCCACGGCATGCGCGTAGGTTACTTCGCCCAAGAGCACGACACCCTCGACGACATGGCGTCGGTGTGGGAGAACATCCGGCATGCGGCACCCGACACCGGCGAGCAGGAACTGAGGTCGCTGCTCGGAGCGTTCATGTTCACCGGACCCCAGCTCGACCAGCCTGCAGGAACATTGTCCGGCGGTGAGAAGACCCGTCTGGCACTCGCCGGGTTGGTGTCCTCCGCGGCAAACGTGCTGCTGCTCGACGAACCGACCAACAACCTCGACCCGATCTCCCGTGAACAGGTCCTCGACGCGCTCCGCAGCTACAAGGGTGCCGTCGTACTGGTGACCCACGATCCCGGTGCCGCCGAAGCGCTCTCACCCGAACGAGTGATTCTGCTCCCCGACGGTACCGAGGACCACTGGTCGCAGGAATACCTGGAACTGATCCAGCTCGCCTAG
- a CDS encoding TetR/AcrR family transcriptional regulator gives MPKVSEDHLAARRSEILDGARKCFGEFGYEGATVRRLEEATGLSRGAIFHHFKDKDGLFLALAQEDARRMAEVASTQGLVQVMRDMLAQPEQFEWLGTRLEITRRLRTDADFRTSWAERSAELTDATLGRLERQKTAGRLRDDVPNDVLADYLDLVLDGLVARIASGHGRSNLAAILDLVEESVRRQD, from the coding sequence GTGCCCAAGGTCAGCGAAGACCACCTGGCCGCCCGTCGAAGCGAAATTCTCGACGGCGCGCGTAAGTGCTTCGGCGAGTTCGGTTACGAGGGCGCGACAGTACGGCGTCTCGAAGAGGCCACCGGCCTGTCGCGCGGAGCCATATTCCACCACTTCAAGGACAAGGACGGACTCTTCCTCGCGCTGGCGCAGGAAGATGCCCGACGCATGGCCGAGGTCGCTTCCACCCAGGGTCTGGTGCAGGTGATGCGAGACATGCTGGCGCAACCCGAACAATTCGAGTGGCTCGGAACGCGGCTCGAGATCACCCGACGATTGCGCACCGACGCGGACTTCCGGACCAGCTGGGCCGAACGGTCTGCCGAGCTGACCGACGCGACACTCGGACGACTCGAGCGTCAGAAGACCGCAGGAAGACTGCGCGACGACGTACCCAACGACGTCCTCGCCGACTACCTCGATCTCGTGCTGGACGGACTGGTGGCCCGCATCGCGTCCGGCCACGGCCGGTCGAACCTCGCAGCGATCCTGGATCTGGTCGAGGAATCGGTCCGGCGGCAGGACTGA
- a CDS encoding SDR family oxidoreductase translates to MTDAPETVSSSSAPIPDLTGRTALVTGGSRGIGKAIAAELLARGANVAITARKREPLIAAAAELGDSVLAIDGNAGDPEHRRTAVASTVETFGSLDILVNNTGINPVYGSLMDADLAGVSKIFDTNVVGTLGFVQQAFHAWMGEHGGAIVNIASVAGIRSTGVIAAYGASKAALIRLTEELAWQLGPKIRVNAVAPGVVKTKFAEALVANGEDAAAAGYPMKRLGNPEDVAALVAFLVSDASSWITGETVRVDGGLLATGGM, encoded by the coding sequence ATGACCGACGCTCCCGAAACAGTCAGCTCTTCCAGCGCGCCGATCCCCGACCTCACCGGGCGCACCGCACTCGTCACCGGCGGCAGCCGAGGCATCGGCAAGGCCATCGCCGCGGAACTGCTCGCTCGCGGCGCGAACGTCGCCATCACCGCTCGCAAGCGCGAACCTCTGATTGCGGCGGCAGCGGAACTCGGTGATTCGGTACTCGCGATCGACGGCAATGCGGGCGACCCGGAGCACCGGCGCACCGCGGTGGCGAGCACTGTGGAGACCTTCGGTTCACTGGACATCCTGGTCAACAACACCGGCATCAATCCCGTCTACGGCTCGCTGATGGATGCCGACCTGGCGGGCGTGAGCAAGATCTTCGACACGAACGTCGTGGGGACTCTCGGCTTCGTCCAGCAGGCGTTCCATGCCTGGATGGGCGAGCACGGCGGCGCGATCGTCAATATCGCCAGCGTGGCAGGCATCCGCTCCACCGGAGTGATCGCCGCGTACGGCGCATCCAAAGCTGCTCTGATCCGCCTCACAGAGGAACTCGCCTGGCAGCTCGGTCCGAAGATTCGCGTCAATGCCGTGGCACCGGGCGTGGTGAAGACGAAGTTCGCCGAGGCTCTCGTCGCCAACGGAGAAGACGCCGCGGCGGCCGGCTACCCGATGAAGCGCCTCGGAAACCCGGAGGACGTAGCGGCCCTGGTGGCCTTCCTGGTGTCGGACGCATCCTCCTGGATCACCGGCGAGACCGTGCGCGTGGACGGTGGTTTGCTCGCCACCGGCGGAATGTGA